From bacterium, a single genomic window includes:
- a CDS encoding TetR/AcrR family transcriptional regulator, which translates to MTTTTRSRAILATASRLFAGKGYSQTTTAEIAREAGVAEGTLYHHFGSKDGIFLTLFDETMEGYLAGIEELLSRGKTGCETLSAFARFHFDYASRHKEQHLILLRDFPVHLTVAHFAGRSPQREKLDRITELFSRILARGKADGTLHLPSPVRDTAEMLRGSFYGTTRLKMLGLIRAPFPRLARMMETYWRKALAPSRVTKNPRKPQAPGA; encoded by the coding sequence ATGACGACCACCACCAGGAGCCGGGCGATCCTCGCCACCGCGTCCCGCCTCTTCGCCGGGAAGGGGTACAGCCAGACGACGACCGCGGAGATCGCGCGCGAAGCGGGTGTCGCCGAGGGGACGCTCTACCACCACTTCGGGAGCAAGGACGGGATCTTCCTCACCCTGTTCGACGAGACGATGGAAGGGTACCTCGCCGGGATCGAAGAGCTTCTCTCGCGGGGGAAGACGGGGTGCGAGACCCTCTCCGCCTTCGCCCGGTTCCACTTCGACTACGCCTCCCGCCACAAGGAACAGCACCTGATCCTGCTCCGCGACTTCCCCGTCCACCTGACGGTCGCACACTTCGCCGGCCGGTCCCCGCAGCGGGAGAAGCTCGACCGGATCACGGAGCTCTTCTCCCGGATCCTCGCCCGGGGAAAGGCGGACGGTACGCTCCATCTCCCCTCCCCCGTCCGGGATACGGCCGAGATGCTGCGCGGATCGTTCTACGGCACCACCCGGCTCAAGATGCTCGGCCTCATCCGGGCCCCCTTTCCGCGGCTCGCCCGGATGATGGAAACATACTGGCGGAAGGCGCTCGCACCTTCGCGCGTCACGAAGAACCCCCGGAAACCCCAGGCCCCCGGAGCATGA
- a CDS encoding DUF4920 domain-containing protein, giving the protein MKRAIFILMVLSLALPAVPARGGTVYGSGVTVDPPTLVSDMMSRPDAYIAKTVKVKGLVLDVCETRGCWMELAGDKPGGKLRIKVEDGVIVFPQSARGRQAVVQGTVEMLRMCPEEAQRFRQIEAREKGVPFLREMVTGKESSLAIVATGAIIE; this is encoded by the coding sequence ATGAAACGCGCGATCTTCATCCTGATGGTCCTGTCCCTCGCACTTCCCGCCGTCCCGGCCAGGGGGGGAACGGTGTACGGCTCGGGCGTAACCGTCGATCCGCCCACCCTCGTTTCCGACATGATGTCCAGGCCGGACGCGTACATCGCCAAGACGGTCAAGGTGAAGGGCCTGGTGCTGGATGTCTGCGAGACGCGCGGCTGCTGGATGGAGCTGGCCGGCGACAAGCCGGGAGGGAAACTCCGCATCAAGGTGGAAGACGGTGTCATTGTTTTCCCCCAGTCCGCCAGGGGGAGGCAGGCCGTCGTCCAGGGCACGGTCGAAATGCTGCGGATGTGCCCGGAAGAAGCCCAGAGGTTCCGTCAGATCGAAGCCCGGGAAAAAGGAGTGCCGTTCCTGAGGGAAATGGTCACCGGCAAGGAATCCTCGCTGGCCATCGTCGCCACGGGCGCGATTATCGAGTAA
- a CDS encoding YbaK/EbsC family protein — translation MNVTEKISQFLGKRIPYMIETGSDDVDASCAEEHCRENCGCLAKSVAVNVDGKVYMVVIPATEQINLQHLEHYLGAENVRLATEEECRPIIPDCDEDAMPIFGSLYGLPVLVAHELTDNEEIAFPVGSSRDLVRLRLIDYLITEKPCVCARNAIMVKPS, via the coding sequence ATGAACGTCACCGAGAAGATTTCCCAGTTCCTGGGAAAAAGAATCCCGTACATGATCGAAACCGGTTCCGACGATGTGGACGCTTCCTGCGCGGAAGAGCATTGCCGCGAAAACTGCGGTTGCCTGGCCAAGTCGGTCGCCGTGAACGTGGACGGCAAGGTGTACATGGTCGTCATCCCCGCGACGGAGCAGATCAACCTCCAGCACCTCGAGCATTATCTCGGCGCGGAAAACGTCAGGTTGGCGACGGAAGAGGAATGCAGGCCGATCATCCCGGATTGCGATGAGGACGCGATGCCGATCTTCGGTTCCTTGTACGGACTTCCGGTCCTGGTCGCGCACGAATTGACGGACAACGAGGAGATCGCTTTCCCCGTGGGGTCTTCAAGGGACCTCGTGCGGCTGCGCCTGATCGACTATCTCATCACCGAGAAGCCTTGCGTGTGCGCAAGGAACGCGATCATGGTAAAGCCGTCGTAG
- the purL gene encoding phosphoribosylformylglycinamidine synthase, producing MKIARFMPSTSDSLLSGPPETILTGKDYGVPLPPGRFLLRIPEYPGSIALDRRKFLHPPFQMRLLHYFRKPAHSGMKRDGLLSVARKVVSSAIERIETEYRFNIETKAPLSPSEIDTLKWLLAETFEPRYFSSTSFFDRDGVLEVGPRMNFTTAWSTNAVSVCHACGLDKITRIERSRRYGLVAGAGLGKREEEAFLSQVHDRMTECPYPGPLVSFDTGIRPETVAVIPLIEEGAAALRKINASLGLGLDDWDIEYYYNLFAKDLKRNPTNVECFDLSQSNSEHSRHWFFRGTLIVDGKEAPDTLMQIVKQPLKANPANSVIAFKDNSSAIRGYKIRTILPAVPGRCSRLAKTAVEYHLIFTAETHNFPSGVAPFPGAETGTGGRIRDVQATGRGGLVVAGTAAYCVGNLRIPGYRLPWEDDSFEYPDNLAAPLQIEIQASNGASDYGNKFGEPVLQGFTRSFGLRLPGGERREWIKPIMFTAGIGQMDSRHVEKEPPGKGMLVTKIGGPAYRIGMGGGAASSMIQGDNIAELDFNAVQRGDAEMEQKMNRVIRACVEMGDDNPIVSIHDQGAGGNCNVVKEIIYPAGARIEIRKILSGDETLSVLELWGAEYQEQNALLIRTEDAEMFAGMCRREKVPCAFIGSITGDGLIVLHDETDGSTPVNLDLGKILGDMPRKTFRLDRITPALEPLKLPKGLRARDALDRVLRLLSVGSKRFLTNKVDRSVTGLVARQQCAGPLQLPVSDVAVIAQSHFSRTGAAISIGEQPVKTLIDPAAMARLSVGEALTNLVWARIDGLEGIKCSGNWMWAAKLPGEGARLYDAAVAVRDIMLELGIAIDGGKDSLSMAAKVPSAKGGETVKSPGTLVISAYAACPDITRVVTPDIKMPGKSKLLYIDLGNGKNRLGGTALAQAYGQVGDESPDVTDTALLKRAFHAVQGLLSKDLVLSGHDRSDGGIVTTLLEMAFSGNCGLDIRDEAAEAIPYLFSEELGLVIEYLPANEKRIFARLKKENVPHRVIGATTSGKRIRIRIGGKRVLDEDMRVLRGIWEETSHRIEKLQANPACASEEKKHIYDRPGPSYKVSFRPVTASPAAGKNRKHRVAILREEGSNSDREMSSAFYQAGFDVWDVTMTDLLEGTVRLDDFRGVAFVGGFSYADVLDSAKGWAGVIRFNRNLFDQFRRFYERPDTFSLGVCNGCQLMALLGWVPWKGIEDEHQPRFIHNLSGRFESRFSTVRIFPSPSVMLKGMEGSTLGIWVAHGEGRALFPKKEILRKVESRSLAPVRYVDDRGATTMKYPYNPNGSANGIAALCSPDGRHLAIMPHPERTFLQWQWAWMPGEMRRKTDASPWLKMFLNARKWCESVPTAKKAAL from the coding sequence ATGAAGATCGCGCGTTTCATGCCGTCCACCTCGGATTCGTTATTATCCGGACCACCGGAGACGATTCTAACAGGAAAAGACTACGGCGTTCCGCTTCCCCCCGGGCGATTTCTCTTGAGGATCCCGGAATATCCCGGTAGCATTGCCTTGGATCGGCGAAAATTTCTCCATCCACCCTTTCAAATGCGATTACTTCATTATTTCAGGAAACCCGCGCATTCCGGAATGAAGAGGGACGGTCTCCTCTCCGTTGCCAGGAAGGTCGTCTCTTCCGCCATCGAACGGATCGAGACGGAGTACCGTTTCAACATCGAGACAAAAGCGCCCCTTTCCCCTTCGGAAATCGACACATTGAAATGGCTTCTGGCCGAGACGTTCGAGCCGCGATATTTTTCGTCGACAAGTTTTTTCGACCGGGACGGCGTGCTGGAGGTCGGCCCCCGGATGAATTTCACGACGGCATGGTCCACGAACGCGGTTTCGGTCTGCCATGCATGCGGCCTGGACAAGATCACGAGGATCGAGAGATCCAGGAGATACGGATTGGTCGCGGGGGCCGGTCTCGGAAAGCGCGAGGAGGAAGCATTCCTTTCGCAGGTCCACGACCGGATGACGGAGTGCCCCTACCCCGGACCGCTGGTCTCTTTCGACACGGGCATACGGCCCGAAACCGTCGCCGTGATTCCATTGATCGAGGAAGGGGCAGCCGCGCTCCGGAAGATCAACGCGTCGCTCGGGCTCGGGCTGGACGACTGGGACATCGAATACTACTACAACCTCTTCGCAAAGGACCTGAAGCGGAATCCGACAAACGTCGAATGCTTCGACCTGAGCCAGTCCAACAGCGAGCATTCCCGCCACTGGTTCTTCCGGGGAACGCTGATCGTTGACGGCAAGGAAGCGCCCGACACCCTTATGCAGATCGTCAAGCAGCCCCTCAAGGCCAATCCCGCGAACAGCGTGATCGCATTCAAGGACAACTCCAGCGCGATCCGGGGATACAAGATCCGGACGATCCTCCCGGCGGTCCCGGGGCGGTGTTCCCGGCTTGCGAAAACCGCCGTCGAATATCACCTGATCTTCACGGCCGAGACCCACAACTTCCCGTCCGGCGTCGCCCCGTTCCCCGGAGCGGAAACCGGCACCGGCGGAAGGATCCGCGACGTGCAGGCCACCGGCAGGGGCGGGCTGGTCGTCGCCGGAACCGCCGCCTACTGCGTCGGCAACCTGCGCATACCGGGGTACAGGCTCCCCTGGGAGGACGATTCCTTCGAATACCCGGACAACCTGGCCGCTCCCCTGCAGATCGAGATCCAGGCGAGCAACGGCGCATCCGATTACGGGAACAAGTTCGGCGAGCCCGTCCTCCAGGGATTCACCCGCTCCTTCGGCTTGCGGCTGCCCGGCGGGGAACGAAGGGAATGGATCAAGCCCATCATGTTCACGGCCGGAATCGGCCAGATGGACTCGAGGCACGTCGAAAAGGAGCCGCCCGGCAAAGGGATGCTGGTGACGAAAATCGGAGGGCCGGCGTACAGGATCGGAATGGGGGGCGGGGCCGCCTCCAGCATGATCCAGGGGGACAATATCGCGGAGCTGGACTTCAACGCCGTCCAGCGCGGCGATGCCGAGATGGAACAGAAGATGAACCGCGTGATCCGCGCGTGCGTCGAGATGGGGGACGACAACCCCATCGTGAGCATCCACGACCAGGGCGCGGGAGGAAATTGCAACGTCGTCAAGGAGATCATCTACCCGGCGGGCGCCAGGATCGAGATCCGGAAGATACTGAGCGGAGACGAGACGCTTTCCGTCCTGGAACTGTGGGGCGCCGAATACCAGGAGCAGAATGCGCTCCTCATACGGACCGAAGACGCGGAAATGTTCGCGGGCATGTGCAGGAGGGAAAAAGTCCCCTGCGCGTTCATCGGGAGCATCACCGGGGACGGGCTCATCGTCCTGCACGACGAAACCGACGGAAGCACGCCCGTGAACCTGGACCTGGGGAAGATCCTGGGCGACATGCCGCGGAAAACCTTCCGGCTCGACAGGATCACCCCGGCGCTCGAACCGTTGAAGCTTCCCAAGGGCCTTCGCGCGAGGGACGCCCTCGATCGGGTCCTTCGTCTCCTGTCCGTCGGATCGAAGAGGTTCCTCACCAACAAGGTCGACCGGAGCGTCACCGGCCTCGTTGCCAGGCAGCAGTGCGCGGGCCCCCTGCAGTTGCCCGTTTCCGACGTCGCCGTGATCGCCCAGAGCCATTTCTCCCGCACGGGCGCGGCGATCTCCATCGGCGAACAGCCCGTGAAAACCCTCATCGATCCGGCGGCGATGGCCAGGCTTTCCGTCGGCGAGGCGTTGACCAACCTCGTCTGGGCGAGAATCGACGGCCTCGAGGGAATCAAGTGCTCCGGCAACTGGATGTGGGCGGCCAAGCTCCCGGGGGAAGGGGCGAGGCTGTACGACGCGGCCGTCGCGGTGCGCGACATCATGCTGGAGCTGGGGATCGCGATCGACGGGGGGAAGGACAGCCTCTCCATGGCGGCGAAAGTACCCTCGGCAAAAGGCGGCGAGACCGTGAAATCCCCCGGGACGCTCGTGATTTCGGCCTATGCGGCCTGCCCGGACATCACCCGGGTGGTCACTCCGGACATCAAGATGCCCGGGAAGAGCAAGCTCCTCTACATCGATCTCGGAAACGGTAAAAACAGGCTCGGGGGAACCGCTCTCGCCCAGGCGTACGGACAGGTCGGAGACGAATCTCCCGACGTGACGGATACCGCCCTCCTGAAACGCGCCTTCCACGCCGTCCAGGGACTCCTGTCGAAAGACCTTGTCCTTTCCGGGCACGACCGCAGCGACGGAGGGATCGTCACCACCCTGCTCGAAATGGCGTTTTCCGGAAACTGCGGGCTGGACATCCGCGATGAAGCCGCGGAGGCGATCCCGTACCTGTTCTCCGAGGAACTGGGCCTGGTCATCGAATACCTTCCGGCGAACGAAAAAAGGATCTTCGCGAGGCTGAAAAAGGAAAACGTCCCGCATCGCGTCATCGGCGCCACCACGTCCGGGAAGCGCATACGGATCCGGATCGGCGGCAAGCGGGTATTGGACGAGGACATGCGGGTTTTACGGGGCATCTGGGAGGAGACGAGCCACCGGATCGAAAAGCTCCAGGCGAATCCGGCGTGCGCTTCCGAAGAGAAGAAGCACATCTACGACCGGCCGGGTCCTTCGTACAAGGTCTCGTTCCGGCCTGTGACGGCTTCCCCCGCCGCCGGGAAGAACCGGAAGCATCGCGTCGCCATACTGCGGGAAGAAGGCAGCAACAGCGACCGGGAGATGTCCTCCGCGTTTTACCAGGCCGGATTCGACGTCTGGGACGTCACCATGACCGACCTTCTCGAAGGAACGGTCCGGCTGGACGACTTCCGCGGGGTGGCGTTCGTCGGGGGATTCAGCTACGCCGACGTGCTCGACTCCGCGAAGGGGTGGGCCGGAGTGATCAGGTTCAACAGGAATCTCTTCGATCAGTTCCGGAGGTTCTACGAGAGGCCGGACACCTTCAGCCTCGGGGTCTGCAACGGGTGCCAGTTGATGGCGCTTCTCGGCTGGGTCCCTTGGAAGGGAATCGAGGACGAGCACCAGCCGCGGTTCATCCACAACCTGTCCGGACGGTTCGAGTCCCGGTTCTCGACCGTGAGGATCTTCCCGAGCCCCTCCGTCATGCTCAAGGGAATGGAAGGCTCCACCCTGGGGATCTGGGTGGCCCACGGGGAAGGAAGGGCCCTTTTCCCGAAAAAGGAGATCTTGAGAAAGGTCGAGTCCCGCTCGCTGGCCCCGGTCCGGTACGTGGACGACCGGGGTGCGACGACGATGAAGTACCCGTACAACCCCAACGGCTCGGCGAACGGCATAGCGGCCCTCTGCTCCCCGGACGGCAGGCACCTCGCAATCATGCCCCACCCGGAAAGGACGTTCCTCCAATGGCAGTGGGCATGGATGCCCGGGGAGATGCGGAGAAAGACGGACGCGTCCCCTTGGCTCAAGATGTTCCTGAACGCAAGGAAGTGGTG